Proteins encoded in a region of the Triticum dicoccoides isolate Atlit2015 ecotype Zavitan chromosome 3A, WEW_v2.0, whole genome shotgun sequence genome:
- the LOC119271213 gene encoding xyloglucan endotransglycosylase/hydrolase protein 8-like: MLNLNQQSGAAGFNSKEQFLYGEFSIQMKLIPGNSAGTVSCFYLSSGDDEWRDEIDMEFMGNSSGHPVVLNTNVWANGDGKKEHQFDLWFDPAADYHTYTIIWNPENILFKVDNLFIRSFKRFGGLPYPSSKPMRLHATLWDGSYWATEKGKIPINWSNAPFVVSYRNFYANACVSGGACHAGSDSWMKKQLDGAEWGIVKWAERSYMRYNYCDDGYRFPQGLPAECSRY; encoded by the exons ATGCTCAATCTCAACCAGCAATCCGGCGCCGCCGGCTTCAACTCCAAGGAGCAGTTTCTCTACGGTGAGTTCAGCATCCAGATGAAGCTCATCCCGGGAAACTCCGCCGGCACCGTCTCCTGCTTCTAC CTTTCTTCCGGTGACGACGAGTGGCGCGACGAGATTGACATGGAGTTCATGGGCAACTCCAGCGGCCACCCGGTGGTGCTCAACACCAACGTGTGGGCCAACGGCGACGGCAAGAAGGAGCACCAGTTCGACCTCTGGTTCGACCCCGCCGCTGACTACCACACCTACACCATCATCTGGAACCCGGAGAACATCCTCTTCAAAGTCGACAACCTCTTCATCCGCTCCTTCAAGCGCTTCGGCGGCCTCCCCTACCCTAGCTCCAAGCCCATGAGGCTGCACGCCACGCTGTGGGACGGCAGCTACTGGGCGACCGAGAAGGGCAAGATCCCGATCAACTGGTCCAACGCGCCCTTTGTCGTCTCCTACCGCAACTTCTACGCCAACGCCTGCGTCAGCGGCGGGGCGTGCCATGCCGGCAGCGacagttggatgaagaagcagctcGACGGCGCCGAGTGGGGCATCGTCAAATGGGCGGAGCGCAGTTACATGCGCTACAACTACTGCGACGATGGGTACAGGTTCCCGCAGGGGCTCCCCGCAGAGTGCAGCCGCTACTGA